One Granulicella sp. 5B5 DNA window includes the following coding sequences:
- a CDS encoding tetratricopeptide repeat protein, whose amino-acid sequence MFSSKTKRLAAAAAIATLIAAAAFLWLRPHGSSATPATVHAAAYADASTCIQCHQGEAAGYDRTGMAHAFAVATAANTVQSPAPGTQFFHPASATYYSMTQHDGRFYQRRWQLGYNAKPANIEELTIDYVMGSGNHVRTYLHREDDGTLIELPLAWYAESGGHWGMNPGFDNDHPMTRRLIAYECMFCHNAYPEVPATAHRDLSANPVYTGTLPTGIDCQRCHGPGAEHVKLARTKGESMQAIRASILNPSSLSNARQMQVCEQCHLETTSSNLPDRIRHYDREPFSYEAGQPLEDFNAYFARDPAKGNTANFEIVNGPYRLRQSQCYLQSKGALTCETCHDPHDLHKGPSSTAYYTAICLNCHAKTLDTHVAAHLHPATQNCVSCHMPKRRTEDVVHAIMTDHLIQRNAPPAQRLLAARQEIPDTPANAYHGPVRRYLLDGEKPTAVDALYDAAAQLVDSSNLDEGIPALSQLLQQKHPSQPSFYIELGDAMRHNKDLTGAIAAYRQAVQLDPQSSRGLRRLGVALGENGSTAEALSTLQTAINLEPRNATLWYERALIEAKSGDLDKAIADLRQSTAIKPDFADAQNNLGSMLAQSGDANGAEAALRSAMTTNPYDGGIRSNLARVLAGEGNWNEAAFQLQRAAALEPDSATVHQDYAVALLQLKRVPDAQREAEAAIKANPTSAAPHDLLGQILSVRNQSAQARKEFEAALQLNPHFAPAELDLAETMLEQNQLQPAIPLLQDAAQSTNPAIATQARQLLQQLNAPHP is encoded by the coding sequence ATGTTCTCCTCGAAGACAAAGAGGCTAGCCGCCGCTGCAGCAATAGCAACCCTCATAGCAGCCGCAGCGTTCCTCTGGCTGCGCCCGCACGGCTCCAGCGCCACACCCGCCACGGTCCACGCAGCAGCGTACGCTGACGCCTCCACCTGCATTCAGTGCCATCAAGGCGAGGCCGCAGGATACGACCGCACCGGCATGGCCCACGCCTTCGCCGTCGCCACCGCCGCCAACACCGTGCAGAGCCCCGCACCCGGCACGCAGTTCTTCCATCCCGCCTCCGCCACCTACTACAGCATGACCCAGCACGACGGCCGCTTCTATCAGCGCCGCTGGCAGCTCGGCTACAACGCCAAACCCGCCAACATCGAGGAGCTCACCATCGACTACGTCATGGGCTCCGGCAACCACGTTCGCACCTACCTGCACCGCGAAGACGACGGCACCCTCATCGAGCTGCCACTCGCCTGGTACGCAGAAAGCGGCGGCCACTGGGGCATGAACCCCGGCTTCGACAACGACCACCCCATGACCCGCCGGCTCATCGCCTACGAGTGCATGTTCTGCCACAACGCCTACCCCGAGGTCCCCGCCACCGCCCATCGCGACCTCAGCGCCAATCCCGTCTACACCGGCACGCTGCCCACCGGCATCGACTGCCAGCGTTGCCACGGCCCCGGCGCGGAGCACGTCAAGCTCGCGCGCACCAAGGGCGAGTCCATGCAGGCCATCCGCGCCTCCATCCTCAATCCCTCCAGCCTCTCCAATGCCCGCCAGATGCAGGTCTGCGAGCAGTGCCATCTCGAAACCACCAGCAGCAACCTGCCCGACCGCATCCGCCACTACGACCGCGAGCCCTTCAGTTACGAGGCCGGTCAGCCGCTTGAAGACTTCAACGCTTACTTCGCACGCGACCCCGCCAAGGGCAACACCGCCAACTTCGAGATCGTCAACGGCCCCTATCGCCTTCGCCAGTCGCAGTGCTACCTCCAGAGCAAAGGCGCGCTCACCTGCGAAACCTGCCACGACCCCCACGACCTGCACAAAGGCCCCAGCTCCACGGCCTACTACACGGCCATCTGCCTCAACTGCCACGCCAAAACACTGGACACACACGTCGCCGCGCACCTGCATCCCGCCACGCAGAACTGCGTCTCCTGCCACATGCCCAAGCGCCGCACGGAGGACGTCGTGCACGCCATCATGACCGACCACCTCATCCAGCGCAACGCGCCGCCCGCGCAGCGACTCCTGGCCGCGCGGCAGGAGATTCCCGACACCCCCGCCAACGCCTATCACGGCCCCGTCCGCCGCTACCTCCTCGACGGCGAGAAGCCCACCGCCGTCGACGCGCTCTACGACGCCGCCGCCCAGCTCGTCGATAGCAGCAACCTCGACGAAGGCATCCCTGCGCTCTCGCAACTGCTCCAGCAGAAGCACCCCAGCCAGCCCAGCTTCTACATCGAGCTCGGCGACGCCATGCGCCACAACAAGGACCTCACCGGCGCCATCGCAGCTTACCGCCAGGCCGTGCAGCTCGATCCGCAATCCTCGCGCGGCCTGCGTCGGCTCGGCGTCGCTCTCGGTGAAAACGGCTCGACCGCCGAAGCTCTCTCCACGCTCCAGACCGCCATCAACCTCGAACCCCGCAACGCAACTCTCTGGTACGAGCGCGCGCTCATCGAAGCCAAATCCGGCGACCTCGACAAGGCCATCGCCGACCTCCGCCAGAGCACCGCCATCAAGCCCGACTTCGCCGACGCGCAGAACAACCTCGGCTCCATGCTCGCGCAGTCCGGAGACGCCAACGGCGCCGAAGCTGCCCTCCGCTCTGCCATGACCACCAACCCCTACGACGGCGGCATCCGCTCCAACCTCGCCCGCGTTCTCGCCGGTGAAGGCAACTGGAACGAAGCCGCCTTCCAACTGCAACGCGCCGCCGCACTAGAGCCCGACAGCGCCACCGTCCACCAGGACTACGCCGTAGCCCTGCTCCAATTGAAGCGCGTGCCCGACGCTCAGCGCGAAGCCGAGGCCGCCATCAAGGCGAACCCCACCTCCGCCGCTCCCCACGACCTCCTCGGCCAGATACTCAGCGTCCGCAACCAATCCGCCCAGGCTCGCAAGGAGTTCGAAGCCGCACTACAACTCAACCCCCACTTCGCCCCTGCGGAGCTCGACCTCGCCGAAACCATGCTGGAGCAAAACCAGCTGCAACCCGCCATCCCCCTGCTGCAGGACGCCGCCCAATCCACCAACCCCGCCATCGCCACCCAGGCCCGCCAGCTCCTCCAACAACTCAACGCCCCTCATCCATAA
- a CDS encoding alpha/beta fold hydrolase, with protein sequence MSAINTYQTVSVADGRTGPALNIFYREAGPKDAPAVLLLHGFPTSSHQYRGLIDRLSDKYRVIAPDLPGFGFSDAPEAKSFGYNFDHLAEVIESFTDAVGLNRYAIYVFDYGAPVGFRLAASRPERVTALISQNGNAYEEGLSDGWNPIRAYWESPSEENRNNLRAFLQAGTTQFQYTHGETDATRTAPESYTLDQYFLDRPGNDEIQLDLFGDYKNNVAAYPRFHEYFQKHQPATLAVWGRNDPFFLPQGAEAFRRDIPDAEVHFVDGGHFVLEAHLDEVAGIIRAFLARTLDVAQGEALFGELNAASVPAEAKEMVEGMSGLFGFVPNLGYALAVEPVVLSAYLTVLQSLGKTTLDPIAQQVALGAASRANAAEYAVAVHATLAQKLGAPADVVETIRHGGAFKDVKLEAVRRFADAIATKRTQVSDSDVNALTSAGYDKRAAVAIAMAAGAKTLANTVAHLSRVAIDDDFKEEAKTA encoded by the coding sequence ATGTCAGCGATCAATACTTACCAGACCGTATCAGTTGCCGATGGCCGCACAGGCCCGGCGCTCAACATCTTCTATCGGGAAGCCGGCCCCAAGGACGCGCCTGCCGTGTTGTTGCTGCATGGCTTTCCTACTTCGAGCCATCAATATCGCGGCTTGATCGACCGGCTCTCCGACAAGTACCGGGTGATTGCGCCGGACCTGCCGGGCTTTGGGTTTTCCGATGCGCCGGAGGCGAAGAGCTTCGGTTACAACTTTGACCACCTGGCCGAGGTGATCGAGAGTTTTACCGATGCGGTAGGCCTGAACCGTTATGCAATCTATGTGTTCGACTACGGTGCGCCGGTAGGGTTTCGGCTGGCCGCGTCGCGGCCAGAGCGCGTGACGGCGCTGATCTCGCAGAACGGCAACGCGTATGAAGAAGGCCTGAGCGATGGCTGGAACCCCATTCGTGCGTACTGGGAGAGCCCGAGCGAGGAGAACCGCAACAACCTGCGCGCGTTTTTGCAGGCCGGAACGACGCAGTTCCAGTACACGCATGGCGAGACGGACGCGACGCGCACCGCTCCGGAGAGCTACACGCTGGACCAGTACTTCCTGGACCGCCCGGGCAATGACGAGATACAGCTCGACTTGTTTGGCGATTACAAGAACAACGTGGCCGCGTATCCACGGTTCCACGAGTACTTCCAGAAGCACCAGCCGGCGACGCTGGCTGTGTGGGGCAGGAACGATCCCTTCTTTCTGCCGCAGGGCGCGGAGGCGTTTCGGCGCGACATTCCTGACGCGGAGGTCCACTTCGTCGACGGCGGGCATTTTGTTCTCGAAGCACACCTGGACGAGGTTGCCGGCATCATCCGCGCGTTCCTTGCCCGGACGCTGGATGTGGCGCAGGGTGAGGCGTTGTTCGGGGAGCTGAATGCGGCATCGGTGCCTGCCGAGGCGAAGGAGATGGTCGAGGGCATGAGCGGCTTGTTTGGCTTTGTGCCAAACCTGGGCTATGCGCTCGCCGTTGAGCCCGTCGTGCTGAGTGCGTACCTTACGGTGCTGCAGTCGCTGGGCAAGACGACGCTGGACCCGATTGCGCAGCAGGTGGCGCTGGGTGCGGCGAGCCGCGCCAACGCGGCGGAGTACGCCGTCGCCGTACACGCGACGCTGGCGCAGAAGCTTGGCGCGCCCGCTGATGTGGTGGAGACGATTCGCCACGGTGGAGCGTTCAAGGACGTGAAGCTGGAGGCAGTGCGACGCTTTGCGGATGCGATTGCTACGAAGCGTACGCAGGTCTCCGACAGCGATGTGAATGCGTTGACGTCCGCCGGCTACGACAAGCGCGCGGCGGTGGCGATTGCCATGGCCGCGGGTGCCAAGACGCTGGCGAACACGGTGGCGCATCTGTCGCGGGTAGCGATTGACGATGACTTCAAAGAGGAGGCGAAGACGGCGTAA
- a CDS encoding CGNR zinc finger domain-containing protein, whose product MESSRDWSDGFLVVGNQPALDLLNTQLLLDDRLQELLPDTSALVRWLLVSGIALTADAKSQLKTWSHTAEAKTFLRQLLAFREELREALLRLENDKQPSAAFLEDLNARLFAHPLRKAVVLRGGMLQSAQANGTSLADTLWASLLHEIGQLLTATDLARVRKCEHCVVHYLDVSKKNARRWCSMRLCGNKIKVAAYQQRQRQA is encoded by the coding sequence ATGGAATCGTCCCGGGACTGGAGCGATGGCTTTCTCGTGGTTGGCAATCAACCCGCACTCGATCTGTTGAACACACAACTCTTGCTGGACGATCGGCTGCAGGAGTTGCTGCCGGACACCTCCGCGCTGGTGCGTTGGCTGCTCGTTTCGGGCATCGCCCTCACAGCTGACGCAAAAAGTCAGCTCAAAACCTGGAGCCACACAGCCGAGGCAAAGACATTTCTGCGTCAGCTTCTCGCCTTCCGCGAAGAACTGCGCGAAGCCCTTCTGCGGCTGGAGAACGACAAACAGCCCAGCGCCGCATTCCTGGAGGATTTGAACGCACGCCTCTTTGCCCATCCCCTGCGCAAGGCCGTCGTCCTGCGGGGCGGAATGCTGCAGAGCGCCCAGGCAAACGGCACTTCTCTGGCCGACACTCTATGGGCATCGCTGTTGCACGAAATCGGACAACTGCTCACAGCGACAGACCTCGCAAGGGTACGCAAGTGCGAGCACTGCGTCGTGCACTACCTCGATGTCAGCAAGAAGAATGCACGCCGCTGGTGCAGCATGCGGCTCTGCGGAAACAAGATCAAAGTCGCCGCTTACCAGCAGCGCCAGCGGCAAGCCTGA
- a CDS encoding ACP S-malonyltransferase, with protein sequence MSTDTITTTSPTIALLFPGQGSQTVGMGRAFYDGSAAAKAVFDEADDALGFALSKLIFEGPEEQLKLTEHTQPAILTMSIAALRVLEPELAARGLKVSFAAGHSLGEYSAHVAAGTFSFADAVRTVRARGQFMQTAVPAGEGAMAAILGLPVYTINDICAEVSDALTKEPVSPHPTVRAHAVLDAMADPNNGASTPVEVASRVNAVVAPANMNSPEQTVISGTKEAVEQAAERCKEAGAKRTVMLPVSAPFHCGLMLPAQLKLQQQLETVSFHDPAFPVASNVDALLMTRGAAVRDALVRQVTGAVRWVECIQLLAASGATQFIEVGPGKVLCGLNRQIDRALATTNVDDPASLEKTLAAFSAAS encoded by the coding sequence ATGAGTACTGACACGATCACGACAACTTCTCCGACGATTGCACTTCTTTTTCCGGGCCAGGGCTCGCAGACCGTGGGCATGGGGCGCGCGTTCTATGACGGCTCCGCTGCTGCGAAGGCCGTGTTCGACGAGGCTGATGACGCGCTGGGGTTTGCGCTGTCGAAGCTGATCTTCGAGGGGCCGGAGGAGCAGCTGAAGCTGACCGAGCATACGCAGCCAGCTATCCTTACGATGTCGATTGCGGCGCTGCGGGTACTGGAGCCGGAGCTTGCAGCGCGCGGGCTGAAAGTTTCGTTTGCGGCGGGGCACTCCCTGGGTGAGTACTCGGCGCATGTGGCGGCGGGGACGTTCAGCTTTGCCGATGCGGTGCGGACGGTGCGCGCGCGCGGGCAGTTCATGCAGACGGCGGTGCCAGCGGGTGAAGGCGCGATGGCTGCGATCCTGGGGCTGCCGGTGTATACGATCAACGACATCTGCGCGGAGGTCTCCGATGCGCTGACGAAGGAGCCGGTGTCGCCGCATCCGACGGTGCGGGCTCATGCGGTGCTGGATGCAATGGCCGATCCGAACAACGGGGCTAGCACTCCGGTGGAGGTGGCCTCGCGGGTGAATGCGGTGGTGGCGCCAGCGAACATGAACTCGCCGGAGCAGACGGTGATCTCCGGGACGAAGGAGGCCGTGGAGCAGGCGGCGGAGCGGTGCAAGGAGGCCGGGGCCAAGCGCACGGTGATGCTGCCGGTAAGCGCGCCGTTCCACTGCGGGCTGATGCTGCCGGCGCAGTTGAAGCTGCAGCAGCAGCTGGAGACGGTGAGCTTCCATGATCCGGCGTTTCCGGTGGCGAGCAACGTGGACGCCCTGCTGATGACTCGCGGTGCGGCGGTGCGCGATGCGCTGGTGCGGCAGGTGACTGGCGCGGTGCGCTGGGTGGAGTGCATCCAGCTTCTGGCGGCGAGCGGGGCGACGCAGTTTATTGAGGTCGGGCCGGGCAAGGTGCTTTGTGGCCTCAATCGGCAGATAGACCGGGCGCTGGCGACGACGAATGTGGATGATCCGGCGAGCCTGGAGAAGACGCTGGCTGCTTTTTCGGCGGCGAGCTAA
- a CDS encoding UbiA family prenyltransferase, giving the protein MQTKTTELQNIVGIEVTGQPLPASDCPLCVDLDGTLVKSDTLIDSVLYLARHRPGDLVRIPRWLAQGKAAFKRHVTNSVTLDVETLPYNQPLLAYLQEQHATGRTLYLATAADTALAERIAAHLGIFQGVLASDGSTNLAGGNKLAAFREAFGENFSYIGNASPDGPILISCQLPMVANPDRALLSQLREARITPAETFTDRSSPLRGWLRAIRLHQWAKNTLIFVPMLLAHQWALPTLVDATIAFFSFGLCASSTYIVNDLLDIDADRRHPTKRKRAFASGDVSAISGVVAIALLFTVAIVLAIALPHVHRLVEPNIPLERPYQFLKWLLFYTATTLCYSLYLKRKLLLDVFVLSGLYTVRILAGSAATAVAVSTWLAGFSVFFFLSLAFVKRFSELYSLRERGGVASSGRGYHVDDLEQLRALGTGSAYAAVVVMTLYISNPETHQLYHHPIRLWLVVPALLLWLSNIWMLTSRGEMHDDPVVFAITDKRSLLLGVVMACIIVSAL; this is encoded by the coding sequence ATGCAGACAAAGACTACGGAACTTCAAAACATCGTTGGGATAGAGGTCACAGGACAACCATTGCCCGCATCGGATTGTCCGCTCTGCGTCGATCTCGATGGGACCCTTGTCAAATCTGATACGTTGATCGACTCGGTGCTCTATCTTGCGCGCCATCGCCCGGGCGATCTTGTGCGAATTCCTAGGTGGCTTGCGCAGGGTAAGGCCGCGTTTAAGCGTCACGTCACGAACTCCGTCACGCTTGATGTCGAGACACTTCCATACAATCAACCACTGCTAGCCTATCTGCAAGAGCAGCACGCCACGGGCCGAACGTTGTATCTTGCCACAGCAGCAGATACTGCTCTCGCCGAACGGATTGCGGCACACCTCGGAATCTTCCAAGGTGTCCTCGCATCGGACGGCTCCACGAACCTTGCCGGGGGCAACAAGCTCGCCGCGTTCCGCGAGGCCTTCGGTGAGAACTTCAGCTACATCGGCAACGCCAGTCCCGATGGGCCCATTCTTATCTCATGCCAGTTGCCGATGGTCGCCAATCCAGACCGCGCGCTGTTGAGTCAGCTACGCGAGGCTCGTATTACTCCGGCGGAGACCTTCACGGACCGTTCTTCCCCGTTGCGAGGCTGGCTACGTGCCATACGTCTGCACCAGTGGGCCAAGAACACTCTTATCTTCGTCCCGATGCTGTTGGCGCATCAGTGGGCGCTTCCCACGCTGGTAGACGCGACGATAGCGTTCTTCAGCTTCGGCCTCTGCGCCTCCTCTACCTACATCGTCAACGACCTGCTTGATATTGATGCCGACCGCCGTCATCCCACCAAGCGCAAACGCGCGTTCGCCTCCGGCGACGTGTCCGCCATCAGCGGTGTAGTCGCCATCGCTCTACTCTTTACGGTGGCTATCGTCCTGGCTATCGCGCTACCGCATGTTCACCGGCTTGTCGAGCCGAATATACCTCTCGAGCGTCCCTACCAGTTCCTGAAGTGGCTGCTGTTCTATACGGCGACGACGCTCTGCTACTCGCTGTATCTGAAGCGTAAGCTGCTGCTGGACGTTTTTGTGCTGAGCGGCCTCTACACCGTGCGCATTCTTGCTGGCAGCGCCGCTACGGCGGTGGCGGTATCGACCTGGCTGGCCGGGTTCAGTGTCTTCTTCTTCCTCTCACTGGCGTTCGTCAAGCGGTTCAGTGAGCTTTACAGTCTGCGCGAACGGGGTGGCGTGGCCTCCAGCGGGCGCGGATACCATGTGGACGATCTGGAGCAGCTGCGCGCCCTGGGTACCGGCTCGGCCTATGCGGCGGTCGTCGTGATGACGCTGTACATCTCCAATCCAGAGACCCATCAGCTATATCACCATCCGATCCGGTTGTGGCTGGTGGTGCCGGCGTTGCTGCTGTGGCTGAGCAACATCTGGATGTTGACCAGCCGCGGCGAGATGCATGACGATCCAGTCGTCTTCGCCATCACCGACAAGCGCAGCCTGCTGCTGGGCGTGGTGATGGCCTGCATTATCGTCTCAGCACTTTAG
- the pheS gene encoding phenylalanine--tRNA ligase subunit alpha, whose protein sequence is MSAAIHELTSYDEASLDSIFADLEAEVTAQTSALSSTDAVEAFRLEWLGRKQGRLGQLSALWLKSAPLEAKKTLGVRFNKLKALIEERLEAAQSGSGTSVTVAGLDITLPGTAQRVGVEHPLVRTMAEIVQVFQRMGYSVGIGPEVETDFYNFEALNFPPNHPARDTQDTLVVAEQDGKPLRERLLMRTHTSPVQIRSMLEQDPPLRLVIPGKVHRNDAADATHSPVFHQVEGLCVGDDITFSDLKGTLDHAMKAFFGSAVKTRFFPSFFPFTEPSADVQISCIFCGGKGCRKCKHSGWIELLGCGMVDPAVFASVNQRRIELGREPVYDTSRISGFAFGMGVDRIAMMKYGISDIGLLYSGDMRFLEQFA, encoded by the coding sequence ATGAGCGCCGCCATCCACGAACTGACTAGCTACGACGAAGCCTCCCTCGACAGCATCTTTGCCGACCTTGAAGCGGAGGTGACGGCGCAGACCAGTGCGCTCTCCTCAACCGATGCCGTGGAGGCCTTTCGACTGGAGTGGCTCGGACGCAAGCAGGGCAGGTTGGGACAGCTAAGTGCTCTGTGGCTCAAGTCCGCTCCGCTGGAGGCCAAGAAGACGCTCGGCGTGCGCTTCAACAAGCTTAAGGCGCTCATCGAGGAGCGGCTGGAAGCGGCGCAGAGCGGCAGCGGTACTTCCGTTACAGTTGCCGGGCTGGACATTACCCTGCCCGGTACGGCGCAGCGGGTTGGGGTGGAGCACCCGCTGGTGCGGACCATGGCTGAGATCGTGCAGGTGTTTCAGCGCATGGGCTACTCGGTGGGTATTGGGCCAGAGGTAGAGACGGACTTCTACAACTTCGAGGCGCTGAACTTTCCGCCGAACCACCCGGCACGGGACACACAGGACACGCTCGTGGTCGCCGAGCAGGATGGCAAGCCGCTGCGTGAGCGGCTGCTGATGCGCACCCATACCTCGCCGGTGCAGATTCGGTCCATGCTGGAGCAGGACCCGCCGCTGCGGCTGGTGATTCCCGGCAAGGTACATCGCAACGATGCTGCCGACGCTACGCATTCACCGGTCTTCCACCAGGTGGAAGGACTGTGCGTGGGCGACGACATCACGTTCAGCGATCTGAAGGGCACGCTGGACCATGCGATGAAGGCCTTCTTCGGCTCGGCGGTGAAGACACGCTTCTTTCCGAGCTTCTTTCCGTTCACCGAGCCTAGCGCCGATGTGCAGATCAGCTGCATCTTCTGCGGCGGCAAGGGGTGCCGTAAGTGCAAGCACTCGGGGTGGATCGAGCTGCTGGGCTGCGGCATGGTCGACCCGGCGGTGTTCGCGTCGGTGAACCAGCGGCGCATCGAGCTGGGCCGCGAGCCGGTGTACGACACCAGCCGGATCAGCGGTTTCGCCTTTGGGATGGGCGTGGACCGGATCGCGATGATGAAGTACGGCATCAGCGATATCGGGCTGTTGTACTCCGGCGATATGCGATTTCTAGAGCAGTTCGCCTGA
- a CDS encoding M28 family peptidase — protein sequence MRNHSLSTAALLFAFSLSAVAQHPRDKEIHDPDTLAWWHTTEALSDDSMEGRDTGTAAYQRAADMVAARFKAAGLQPAGENGSYFQTVKMHQVDVTPAGTSFAVQGPNSGFELEFLQQITIGASAALPASFEGPMTFRGYCGKEAMADIAGKVVVCFGTQREGLPSGGERTANARAGHAVAIINVDDPYFSIEPPRWPFAYARSVTLVTGKERPAGPTLPAMRISADAFTRLLAGSKQDAAAILKTGGSKQPLPSFEIPGVFSAHIHTSQKEISSPNVLAVLPGSDPKLKDEYVVAAAHLDGYGFGTPVKGDNLYNGTLDDAAYVALLIQMADDIKAGRLPAPKRSLLLCAFTGEEKGLLGSRWFVGHPTVPLAQVAADVNLDQLRPLFPLHILTAEALTDTTLGETAKAVAAPMHIEIRPDREPERHLLFRADQVPFLEAHVPAISFIFGYDPGTDAERRYREWYEVRYHRPQDDVTQPMDFDAARTFDTFFYRLVDAIADAPVRPKILPGSQFAAK from the coding sequence ATGCGAAATCATTCCCTTTCTACCGCTGCCCTGCTGTTTGCTTTTTCGCTTTCTGCCGTCGCGCAACATCCGCGCGATAAGGAGATCCACGACCCGGACACTCTGGCGTGGTGGCATACGACCGAGGCGCTCTCCGACGACAGCATGGAGGGGCGCGATACCGGGACGGCTGCCTACCAGCGGGCGGCGGACATGGTGGCCGCGCGGTTCAAGGCGGCGGGGCTGCAGCCAGCGGGGGAGAATGGCAGCTACTTCCAGACGGTGAAGATGCACCAGGTGGACGTGACTCCGGCGGGCACGAGCTTTGCCGTGCAGGGGCCGAACAGCGGGTTTGAGCTGGAGTTTCTGCAGCAGATCACGATTGGGGCGAGCGCGGCGTTGCCGGCGAGCTTCGAGGGGCCGATGACCTTCCGAGGGTACTGTGGCAAGGAGGCGATGGCCGACATCGCTGGCAAGGTGGTGGTGTGCTTTGGGACGCAGCGCGAAGGGCTGCCCAGCGGCGGCGAGCGGACGGCGAATGCGCGGGCGGGACATGCCGTGGCGATCATCAACGTGGATGATCCATACTTTTCCATTGAGCCGCCGCGGTGGCCGTTTGCCTATGCGCGCAGCGTGACGCTGGTGACCGGGAAAGAGCGGCCAGCAGGGCCAACGCTGCCTGCAATGCGGATCAGCGCGGACGCGTTTACGCGGCTACTGGCAGGGAGCAAGCAGGATGCGGCGGCGATCCTGAAGACGGGCGGGAGCAAGCAGCCGCTGCCGAGCTTTGAGATTCCGGGCGTGTTCAGCGCTCACATCCACACAAGCCAGAAGGAGATCAGCAGCCCGAATGTGCTGGCGGTGCTGCCGGGGAGCGATCCCAAGCTGAAGGACGAGTATGTAGTGGCTGCGGCGCACCTGGATGGGTATGGGTTTGGCACGCCGGTGAAGGGCGACAACCTGTACAACGGCACTCTGGATGATGCGGCGTATGTGGCGCTGCTGATCCAGATGGCGGACGACATAAAGGCGGGCAGGCTGCCCGCGCCGAAGCGGAGCCTGCTGCTGTGCGCATTTACAGGCGAGGAGAAGGGGCTGTTGGGATCGCGGTGGTTTGTGGGGCACCCGACGGTGCCGCTGGCGCAGGTGGCGGCGGATGTGAACCTGGACCAACTGCGGCCGCTGTTTCCGCTGCACATTTTGACCGCCGAGGCGCTGACGGACACGACATTGGGTGAGACGGCAAAGGCCGTGGCCGCGCCGATGCACATAGAGATTCGTCCGGACCGCGAACCGGAGCGGCACCTGCTGTTTCGCGCGGACCAGGTTCCGTTTCTGGAGGCGCATGTGCCGGCGATCAGCTTCATCTTTGGCTACGACCCGGGGACCGATGCCGAGAGACGCTACCGCGAGTGGTATGAGGTGCGCTACCACCGTCCGCAGGATGATGTGACGCAACCGATGGACTTTGACGCAGCGCGGACGTTCGATACGTTCTTCTACCGGCTGGTAGACGCGATTGCGGATGCTCCGGTGCGGCCGAAGATTTTGCCGGGGAGCCAGTTCGCGGCGAAATAG
- a CDS encoding rhodanese-like domain-containing protein, which yields MYTVAAFYRFLALADPQGLRDELHRTFALTDLRGTTLLAPEGVNGTMAGSEEMIDRFLALLNERVGLQRAEVKFSTAEKPPFRRLKFKRKREIITFRAEDPVDPTRPGTYVDPTDWNALVADPSVLLLDTRNTYETEIGTFAGAVTPPLDKFSDFAGWVTEHLDPSQHTKVAMFCTGGIRCEKASAYMLQLGFPEVYHLRGGILRYLEQTPPANSRWNGDCYIFDERIAVNHSNLRSEEQTDK from the coding sequence ATGTACACCGTTGCCGCCTTCTATCGCTTTCTCGCCTTGGCCGACCCGCAGGGCCTGCGCGACGAGCTGCACCGCACCTTTGCCCTCACCGACCTCCGCGGCACCACCCTGCTCGCGCCCGAGGGCGTCAACGGCACCATGGCGGGCTCCGAAGAAATGATCGACCGCTTCCTCGCTCTACTCAACGAGCGCGTCGGCCTCCAGCGCGCCGAAGTCAAGTTCTCAACGGCCGAAAAGCCGCCTTTCCGCCGCCTCAAGTTCAAACGCAAGCGCGAGATCATCACCTTCCGCGCCGAGGACCCCGTCGACCCAACCCGCCCCGGCACCTACGTCGACCCCACCGACTGGAACGCCCTCGTCGCCGACCCCAGCGTCCTCCTCCTCGACACCCGCAACACCTACGAGACCGAGATCGGCACCTTCGCCGGGGCGGTCACACCGCCGCTCGACAAGTTCTCCGACTTCGCCGGCTGGGTTACCGAGCACCTCGACCCGTCCCAGCATACGAAGGTCGCCATGTTCTGCACCGGCGGTATCCGTTGCGAAAAGGCCTCGGCCTACATGCTGCAACTCGGCTTCCCGGAGGTCTATCACCTGCGCGGCGGCATCCTGCGCTACCTCGAACAAACCCCACCAGCAAACAGCCGCTGGAACGGTGACTGCTACATCTTCGATGAGCGCATAGCCGTCAACCACTCCAACCTGCGGTCCGAAGAGCAAACGGATAAATAG